Proteins from a single region of Treponema primitia ZAS-1:
- the cbiQ gene encoding cobalt ECF transporter T component CbiQ, whose product MHDIARTTETLYTLEQLAAGRSGLHRLHPGVKILATLFFMVTVISFDRYSLGRIVPFLFYPCILIAWGDIPPALLLRRTALALPFCLFAGISNLIFERGIVVYLGNFAVSYGLLSLVTLLLRTLLCVAAVLILMAVTPLCRLAAQLRRFHCPALFVSLLEISYRYIAVLIAEASSMYTAYILRSGGAKGIELKHMGSFIGHLFLRSADRAERVYAAMKCRGYDLDLPAGNPRPLNAADIIFLTLVCGFCILFRLVDISAILGSWIIPS is encoded by the coding sequence ATGCATGACATAGCCCGTACAACGGAGACCCTGTATACCCTGGAACAGCTTGCGGCGGGACGGAGCGGTCTCCACCGGCTGCATCCGGGAGTAAAGATACTGGCCACCCTTTTCTTCATGGTCACGGTCATTTCCTTTGACCGGTATTCCTTGGGGAGGATCGTACCGTTTCTGTTTTATCCCTGTATCCTCATCGCCTGGGGGGATATTCCCCCGGCACTATTACTGCGCCGTACCGCCCTGGCTCTGCCCTTCTGTCTCTTTGCGGGAATTTCCAACCTCATCTTTGAACGGGGTATTGTGGTTTATCTGGGAAACTTCGCGGTCAGTTACGGCCTCCTGTCTTTGGTAACCCTCCTGCTGCGGACCCTGCTCTGTGTAGCGGCAGTGCTGATCCTCATGGCGGTTACGCCCCTATGCCGGCTTGCCGCTCAACTGCGGCGCTTCCACTGTCCCGCACTTTTTGTCAGCCTCCTGGAGATCAGTTACCGGTATATCGCAGTACTGATCGCCGAGGCATCCTCCATGTATACTGCCTATATTCTGCGGAGCGGCGGCGCCAAGGGAATCGAGCTAAAGCACATGGGAAGCTTTATTGGCCATTTGTTTCTGCGCAGCGCCGACCGGGCCGAGCGGGTCTATGCCGCCATGAAGTGCAGAGGCTACGATCTGGACCTTCCCGCCGGGAATCCCCGGCCCTTGAACGCTGCGGACATCATCTTTTTGACCCTGGTTTGCGGATTCTGTATCCTCTTCCGGCTGGTCGATATTTCTGCTATCCTTGGATCATGGATAATCCCGTCATAG
- a CDS encoding energy-coupling factor ABC transporter ATP-binding protein, with product MDNPVIEARSVSAAYGSTTTLALREISFDIPPGERIALVGANGAGKTSLLLAMVGILPLVSGVLRISGIELDKGSQDKRKLKELREQVSLVFQDPDDQLFMPSIYEDLAFGPRNMGLDEDAVHNRVDAVLDRLGIGFLKDRSPLRLSGGEKRMAAIAASLTMNPQVMLFDEPTAFLDPKARRNLMGVLQSLPHTQLIATHDLDFAAVLCPQVILLREGAVFAQGPTTELLRNGDLMDQCGLEAI from the coding sequence ATGGATAATCCCGTCATAGAAGCCCGATCCGTCTCCGCCGCCTACGGTTCTACAACCACGTTGGCTTTGCGGGAGATCAGTTTTGACATCCCTCCGGGGGAACGGATTGCCCTGGTGGGGGCCAACGGCGCGGGAAAGACCAGCCTGCTGCTTGCCATGGTAGGGATTCTACCCCTGGTATCAGGCGTTCTCCGTATCAGCGGCATTGAGCTTGACAAGGGTTCCCAGGACAAGCGGAAACTGAAGGAACTGCGGGAACAGGTTTCCCTGGTGTTCCAGGACCCCGATGACCAGCTTTTTATGCCCAGCATCTATGAGGATCTTGCCTTTGGCCCCCGGAACATGGGCCTTGACGAAGATGCGGTACACAACCGGGTCGATGCCGTTCTGGATCGGCTGGGAATCGGTTTCCTCAAAGACCGGTCTCCTCTCCGGCTATCCGGGGGTGAAAAGCGGATGGCCGCCATCGCAGCATCACTAACGATGAACCCCCAGGTCATGCTTTTTGATGAACCAACCGCCTTTCTCGACCCAAAAGCCCGGCGAAACCTTATGGGCGTACTTCAATCCCTGCCCCACACCCAACTCATCGCTACCCACGACCTGGATTTTGCCGCGGTCCTATGCCCGCAAGTAATTCTGCTCCGTGAAGGCGCCGTTTTTGCACAAGGGCCAACGACGGAATTGCTGCGAAACGGGGACTTGATGGATCAATGCGGCCTGGAAGCTATATAA
- a CDS encoding TatD family hydrolase: MFNPEKPILIDTHAHLSMLGEYNARFFAQRGIPPVFPNTETLVNELFASGFGGIIDIGTQVEDLPGRIAAFSRFERVRFSAGLWPDPENIAGRWELVPQLEAHIAAAPPGLVVAVGECGLDHHQELPPGMELDKAGEAELLEMLLDLADRLKLPIIIHSRDAPGETAAILAGHPEVRGVIHCFSYGKDEARSFLDLGYYISFAGNLTYKNAPNLREALPFVPKDRLLLETDSPFLAPVPHRGKPANPGMVVENYTLAAVLRGISQRALGEQIAENAENLFRLAFPPPTVP; this comes from the coding sequence ATGTTCAACCCAGAAAAGCCTATTTTAATCGATACCCACGCCCATCTTTCCATGCTGGGTGAATATAACGCCCGGTTTTTCGCCCAGCGGGGGATTCCTCCGGTGTTTCCAAACACGGAAACCCTGGTAAACGAACTTTTTGCCTCTGGTTTTGGGGGAATCATCGATATAGGTACCCAGGTGGAGGACCTGCCGGGGCGGATCGCCGCCTTTTCCCGGTTTGAGCGGGTCCGGTTCAGTGCGGGGCTCTGGCCGGATCCTGAAAACATCGCCGGCCGGTGGGAACTGGTACCCCAGCTAGAGGCCCATATCGCCGCAGCGCCGCCAGGCTTGGTGGTGGCGGTGGGTGAATGCGGTCTGGATCATCACCAGGAACTGCCACCGGGAATGGAGTTGGACAAGGCCGGAGAAGCGGAACTGCTGGAGATGCTGCTGGATCTGGCAGACAGGTTAAAACTGCCCATCATCATCCATTCCCGGGATGCGCCGGGGGAAACGGCGGCAATCCTGGCCGGACATCCGGAGGTCCGGGGGGTGATACACTGTTTTTCCTACGGAAAGGATGAAGCCCGGAGCTTTCTGGACCTGGGATATTATATTTCCTTTGCGGGAAACCTGACCTACAAAAACGCCCCTAATCTGCGGGAAGCCCTGCCCTTCGTGCCCAAAGACCGGCTGCTCCTGGAAACAGACTCGCCCTTCCTGGCTCCGGTCCCCCACCGGGGTAAACCGGCGAACCCTGGGATGGTGGTAGAAAACTATACTCTGGCAGCGGTACTGCGGGGCATCAGCCAGAGAGCCCTGGGGGAGCAGATCGCGGAAAATGCGGAAAACCTCTTTAGACTTGCCTTTCCCCCACCCACTGTTCCCTGA